A portion of the Candidatus Thermoplasmatota archaeon genome contains these proteins:
- a CDS encoding hydrogenase maturation protease, with protein MKLLLLGIGNPIRGDDCVGIEIARRIKSKISETAGFEIEFKEVCTTTLDLLSRISNYDKVVIIDAVKTGKRKVGSIYRLSPKELNEPQRYSIHNFNLSSTLKLGEKLGLKIPEIVIYGIEVKETGLKEGLSKAVEKAFPKAVSKIMTELLKC; from the coding sequence GTGAAACTCTTACTCCTAGGCATAGGCAATCCAATACGAGGCGACGATTGCGTAGGTATAGAGATAGCGCGTAGAATAAAATCGAAAATATCAGAAACGGCTGGGTTCGAAATAGAGTTTAAAGAAGTGTGCACAACAACTCTAGATTTACTGAGTAGAATTTCAAACTATGACAAAGTAGTTATAATCGATGCTGTTAAAACAGGGAAAAGGAAAGTAGGCAGTATTTATAGGCTCAGTCCAAAAGAGTTGAACGAGCCACAACGCTACTCAATCCATAATTTCAATTTATCTAGCACTTTAAAGCTCGGTGAAAAGCTCGGGTTGAAAATACCTGAAATTGTAATATATGGAATCGAAGTAAAAGAGACTGGTTTAAAAGAAGGATTGAGCAAGGCCGTAGAAAAAGCTTTTCCTAAAGCTGTTTCTAAAATTATGACTGAATTATTGAAATGCTAA